The nucleotide sequence TTTGGTCTTTTTGTAAAAGGAAGCATAGGGCTTGCTGTCTTTGCGCTGTTGGTAGTAGTCGTAATAGCGGGATTTGGACCCTTTTTTAATGCAATGTTGTGCATAAGGGTGGTATATCGATGTGTGGTTTATTACTACATCAAGCATGACTTTCATGTCCAGTGCTTTGGCTTGGCAATGAGCGATTTTAAGCTCTTTTTGTTCCCTAGCTCCGGGTTGATTTTGGAATAGTCTATTATGTCATAACCTTGGTCCAGTGTGTGGGAGTGGAAGATGGGCTGCAGCAGCAACGTGTTAACGCCCAATGTCTTCAATTCCGGCAACCTGTTTGCAATATCCTCAAGTTTACCTTCTTGGACAAAGTTGAAAGGGGTGATTGGGTAAATGATCGCATCTTTCATCCATGCGGGTTCCCCAAGTGAGTCTCGTACGGCTAAGTTCTCTGTGTCTAATGAAAGGAAGGGGGTGCCAGTAGAAACCATTGGGAAAAAGCTTATGAAAAGGACTACTTTAATTATGCAGCTAATTCTTGTTAGTATTGAAAGAGGGGGTAATTTCATGGCAGAGTTTGTTAGACCACTTTTCTGCTATAAATGTTGCACGCTGAAAAAAGGTTCTATAACAAATAAAAAAAGGCAGGATTTGCGCCCTGCCTTTTCGGTAACTATGTCAACCTCCTGTGCCTAGAGGTGATGTCAGGAAACTTCATTCCGAAATTTTCTGACACCCATTGCTTTAAAGCTTTTATTTCGTTTTTAGAAAGCCACTTTTTTGATTTTTTTAGCTCTTTTTCAAAAAGAGCCTTGTCGAAACTTACTTTTTCGAGAATTTTTTTGCAATACTCAAGCATAAAAATAACTGTTTTTTAATGACCTACTTAGAACAATACGCTTATTTATTTATATGCTAAAGCATATCCATACTAGAAGATCTGTGATGTGATAATACCACTTTTGAGAATTATCCTTTTTGCCCTGACCGCTAGCCAAGGTCTGAGGATACATTATGTTACACCTTTGTCTAAATTAAAATAGCTCGGTGCAAAATAAATAGCGGCGTTTTGGGTATATAACTTGATTGATAAAAATGGTTGGCATAATAGCCATTTTCAAAAAGGTTTTTGCGTAGATGGTTGTTTTTAAAGCCTACAGGAACTCTTTCTCTCAAAGAAACAACTTCTTCTTTGATCTCCTTTGTTTCCGGAATAGAGCTTTCAATGTTTTGCTGGACAGTAATAGCCCTCTGACCTTGTCCCATCGAGGAGACAAAAGGTGTCAGGTAAACTAAAATTAGTAATAGTGTTATTACGTTCATAATGCTTTGTATAATGCAAAAATTTTGCCAGATTTTACAATTTTCGGTATAATATTTTTATTGGATTACACCTTTCCAGCTATTGTTCCATTCTATGGTAATAACATACATTACCTGCATTTATTATATGTTTTAGCTGTTTTATTGAAAATATATTAGGGTTTTTGGCAGTCATGGCGTATAACATTAAATACGCCACTGTTCACTTAAACGTAATCAGGGTTAAAATGGTTCTGTGGGGGGATTTATAGGAAGCCTCGTGGAACATTATATAAAAAATACCTGGCTTCAGAATAAGAGCTGAGTGCAGTGGTTTGCCCCTCCCTAATTATCAAGGTAGGAACAGGAGTATGTTTTTGGCCATAAACCTATTATAGACGATGTAAAGTTTGGTCTTGGTCCTGAAAGCAGTACTCTAGGGGGTACGTTAATAAAATACGGCAGACGTTTTGAATATGTTGGTTTTCTTTTATTTTGAATGAACTGATATTTCATCAAAATGATATTAAGTTTAGAACTGCTTTTTCAGGAAAACTAGATAACATGATTATTCTCGTAATGACAGAAATTGAAAAGAGAGGTTGTAAATCATTTCGGTATATGTTTAAAAGGTTAGTTGATTCTGACGGTTAATAATACTTTTAAGGCTGTTTTTTATTATCTTGCTTCGGTTACGGTGAATAGCATTAAAGAGACACTCAGTTTAAAGCAAACAAAAATTAGCCTTTCATTATGAGTATAGCAAATACACCTGAACCTCCATATTATGCAGTAATATTTACCTCAATTAGAACCGAGGTAGATAATGGTTACGATCAAATGGGAAAGAGAATGGTGGAGTTAGCACAACAACAAGAAGGATATTTAGGTCATGAAAGTGTTAGAAATGATTTGGGGATAACTGTTTCATATTGGAAAGATATAGACGCAATAAAGAAATGGAAAAATAATATCGAACATTTATTTGCTCAGGATAAGGGTAAAGAACTCTGGTATAAGTCTTTTAAAACAAGAATTTGTAAAGTTGAGCGAGATTATGAGTTTGAAAAGAATGACTTAAGCAGGTAGCAACTAAGGCTTTGTTGGATATTATAATGTCCTCAATGAAGCCAGTGTTGTACGAAACCTGGGTAAAGCTATGGGGATTGCTCTGCTGGATTTGGGTGTTGGTATTTTGGGATGGTGTTTTAAAGGCTAAAACAAACACTTTAGCTGCCTTCCCGCACTTGTTGCGGGGTCTGTTGGGGTAAAGGGTTTGTGGTTTTTAATTGACCAGTAACGATACCAATGTTAATATTACCTTCTTTCCTTCACACTTCTACCTGTCATCCTGACGAAGGAAGGATCTGTTTGGGTAACAGTATGAGTGTCTTTATTAATACCTATTACAAGGTTAAGTGCCAGCGTCTGGTAGACCCCTCGTTCCTCGGGATGAAAAGGTTATGCCCCCCCCCTTGTTGGTGATTTCACCAACAAGCAATAAAAATGGGGTAATCTCCAAACCGTGGTACCATCCTGACATAGTTTCTTATGAAAAATGCCGCGGCAATCAGTTGGTGGCAAGCTGTATAGGTTGTTTGTGGGGATTGATACCAGACCTGACGATTAGATTGCTTCGTCGTTTCCTCCTCGCAATGACGTTGTTGAGTGAGTTGTAATAGTGGTTGTTATTATCTGATAGGTTGTATAAACATCTTCCTTTTAATCCTGTCTATCCTTTCATCCTGCGAATCCCGGTTCAGACAGTATAATACCAAACCTGACGATGAGATTGCTTCGTCCTTACCTCCTACCGATGACGGTGGTTGGGTAAAAGGAGGAAAACAAGTAATATAGGCCATGCCGATAAAAAATCGGCACTACATTCATACGTGCCATTATAGGGAGTAAAGCAGGATGTAAATTGGGAAATATTAGTCGGTGCTAGCGTCTGACAGATCCCTCGTTCCTTGGGGTGACAGATTGTTATGGGTGATATAGTTAAGGATTTTGATTATATTTACTAGTAAAACAAAAGAGGAGGGTGTGAGGCTCGGGAAAAAACTCGATAGTTTAATATATCTAAAAATGAAGAAACAAGTTAATGGTTTAAAGCGAAGGGAATTTATAAAAGGAACGGCAAAGGCTGCTCTGGCAACAGTTTTTTTGGGATCGGGTAGTTTAAATGTGTTGGGAGCTATTGCGCAAAAGAATAGTTCAATTCCGACGGTTACACTTAACAACGGCATACCAATGCCGGTGCTTGGGTTTGGTACAAGTACCTTAACAGATTCAGTCTGTATTCAAAGTGTGTCTGATGCAATTTCGGTTGGTTATCGCCTTATAGACACGGCACATATTTATGGAAACGAAGAAGCCGTAGGGGAAGGGATAAAACAAAGTGGAATTGATAGAAAGAAACTGTTTATAACATCAAAGCTCTGGGTTGACGATTCGGGTTATGAAAGCACTAAAAAGGCTTTTGAAACATCCATTAAAAAATTGGGGATTGACTATTTAGACCTTTATCTTATTCATCGTCCCAGGGGAGATGTGAAAGGTTCATGGCAGGCAATGGAAGAGCTTTATGAAGCCGGCAAAATCAAAGCCATTGGCGTGAGTAATTTTCTTCCGGAACAGCTTAAGGAATTGAATACTTACGCAAAGGTTGAACCTACAATAAACCAAATAGAGAGCCATGTATTTTTTCAGCAGAAAGTTTCTTATCCATATTTAAAAGACTCACCTACCCAATTAGAAGCCTGGTCTCCATTTGCCGCAGGCAGGAATGACATTTTTAGCAACCCAACCTTGGCTGCTATTGGCCAAAAGTACAATAAGTCCATCGCTCAGGTATGTCTAAGGTGGCACCATCAGCGAGGTGTTGTCGCAATCCCAAGGTCTTCACAAAAAGCCCATATGATCGAAAATTTAAATATTTTCGATTTTGAGCTTTCTGAAGCCGATATGGACAAGATCGCATCTCTGGATTTAAATATAACTCAATTTCCTGAATGGGAGTAGTCATGTGGGATACGTAAACAAAAGAAATTCCATCTCAGAGACAATTAAAAAAATGGTCAGGTAGCATTTTTATATAAAGAAACATATGAGACGAATTAAATTCAAAGGTTATTTAATATTTCTTTCTGGCCTGTTTTTATTAGGCTCTTGTTGTACCAAAATGGAATGTGTGAGCGGGATTGACACTCAAGTAGTAAACTTGATATCATTTAATAGCCAAGAAGTTGACACTATATATGTGGCCTCGTGCCTCAGGGGGGCTGGCTTCAGGACATTAGTAGACAGTGCTTTTGCAAGTGCTTCTTATACTTTTGGTGATGCTTTAGTTATTAACATGCCAATAGAGTTAAACAAAGCCTGTGATTACAGATTTGTTTTCTCACATTCAGGAAAAAAGTATGATATAACAAACATCACAACTGGCATGAGAACATGCAATAAGTGCTTTCTTACCTCAGATGAATTTGAAGCTTTAAATAGTTATGAGGTCAATGGGGAAATAGTGCATTCTGGAGCTTTTGAGATTATAGATAGGTATCAGCTGGAACTTTAAAGAAGAAAGAACATAACGTATTCATAAACGAGGATTTTTGGTGTTTCTCAGCACCTCTAATTAAATCCCCATACAGTTTATGGAATTTATTTATATTTGCCTGAAAACAAGGGAGGAAGGATGAATTGTCTGCACCGGCCACCTAATTAAAGATTAGGATTACCCATTTAAGTCTCTAGAAAGTAATAAGGTTTATACTTGATGGCAATATGCTTTTAAAACGCTTTCCTTTAAATGGCGGTATGTGCTATTGTTAGATAATAAGGCGGCCATTGATGAAATTGCGCCTGCCTGTCGGCAGACAGGTTAAAACTTTATAAACATGGAGCGGCCAAAAATTTTGCTGTTTGAGCCCGACGCAAGGAGGGTGAGTTTCATTCCGATAGCTATCGGAATAGCGTAATGGTTATAAAGTTTAGCAAATTTCATCACAGGCCTTGACTTTTTTGCTTACTTTTTTTGTCTAAGAAAAAAAGTAAGGCCCTGCCGGCGAGGCAGAAAGTAACTAAGTGAGCTTATGTAAGCTAGTAAAACATAAGATATTTAAATGGGTAACCCTATTAAAGATTACTACATTATCGATGAGAATTGCCATATTTCTATTATTTTGTGTGTTTATAACAAGTGCTTGCAGCTGGACCAATAAACAGCGCCGGGCATTCAAGGAAGAGTGCGCCCAGAAGGAAAAATTCAATGACGTGGTATTCCTTTTTATGGGTTTTGACAACAGCGAATTCGATACTATATGGGTCAAAGAATATAGCGATACTAGCCTGTTGGATACTTTTTCTGTATTTGTCAGTCCATCTCAAAGCCACTACGGCAAAGAAAGAAAGGTGCGTTCGGCTTCTATAGAGCGGCCTATGAACGTCAATTATACGTATCACTTTATGTTGCCTGGGCAAGAACCATACGAGCTTTCAAACATGAAAATGGTCATGTGGTCTCAATTTTCAATGATGTCCGAAGGGTGGGGCTGCGTTATGGGAGAATATACTATTGATGGTGAAAAATTTGAACAGAGTGCCAATCCGACATTCATAAAAAGAGAAACGCAGGGTGAAGAATAGGAAAGAATAGATTAATATAGTTCGTTGGTATGTTTCTTGAAATTAAACTATTAAGGTGTATTTCTTTCTTAAAGGTTTCTTCCGGATGATTGTATTTTTCTATTGTCATATACGGCTTTTTCAGCAATTCATACTTAATAAGTTAGACTATGAAAAAAAGTTTTGTAATAGGAGTTGTTGTAATTTGCTTTTTTGCAGCATGTAATCCTTTTAAAAGAAATACCAGCAAACTTTATGCGCTTTCTGCTGCATTTGAAGACAGCCTATCCATTATAGAGCAAAAGTTGATTGAGGAGAATAAGGATTATATAATCCATAGTTACAGGCAAATGATTTCTTGTTATACCCCTCCTTTTTCTGGAGCAATAAAGGTTTATTCTAAAGAAGAAACTAATGATAGTTGCCGCGTAATTTGGAAAAATCATTTTGAAAAGGAACTCTCGGTGAAGAAAGTAAGCTGTGATTTTGATGACTTAATTTATTATTTTAAATCTTATAAATTAGACACTGTAAAAACATTGCCCAAAGGAGAAGCGCATCAATACACTAGTAATGTTACTGTTGGAAGTGTTTCTGTTAAAGCTGATTCTACGATATGGAGTATACGGTATGATTTATATGTCGATGAGGAATTTACCGATTCAGGACATGTTTTGTATGAGTTTTTTAAGAAGCTTGGGATAGTTAACGAATGAAATATCGGGTGATAGACAAATTGTCTTCATTTGAATCTAGGGTTGTTTTTTTAAGTTATTTTTTGTGTAAGTCTTTGAGGCGGGCAATAGTCTAAGGGGTGGTAAAGTTTGGTCTTCATGTGGATAGAGGTGCTGTTGACATTATAATTTAATCTAGGCGAACAAAGCTTTTAGAGGAAAGCTAAGTTTTCCTATACCAATTAAAAAGAATTGAAAGCAGGTAGAGAACTACCTTGCATTGAACCTGAGCATATTATTACAACAACGTAGTCATGGAGCTTTAAGTCATTCATTTTTCCACAGTCTTTGGTGCTGTGGATATGTTTTGTTTGTTTCTTTTGTATATCGTGCTGTTTATCATTACCTTTGATATGTTGTATGTGATGGTAAACGGCTTTTTTATACTTCCCACCAAAGCATTTGTCACATTATAGCATGTGAAACACATTTAACGAGATGGGCTTTTTGAAACAAATACTAGGTACACTCCTAAGAAAATTGTCCGGCGAAGCTGTCGAAGATTTTTTTGAAGAACGGGCAGATAGCCAAGTTTCAGTACTTGATCTTTTAATAGAAATCTACAATAATTTTACTGGAAAGTTAAAAGAACTACTCCGAGTAGTGCGCATTGTTGACCTGAGCAAGAGGACGGTCCATTTGCCATATTCCTGAAAGGAGTCGATGAAAAGGGTAAGATGTGTAAGTGTATGACCCTATTACATAGTGCTTTAAAATATAAGAGCCATATTTATTGATATTTCAGGCTTTTTGTTGTTTTGCTTTCATTTTTAATAAAATAAAATAAAAGAAATGATAAAGTTCATTCTTTCATTCGGACTGATTTTTTTTGCTTTAGGATTTCAGTCTAACGCCCAAAACATAACCATTACAGAACCTAACGGTGGGGAGACGCTTTTTGCTGGTAGTTCCACGAACATTCGATGGACTAGCTCAGATGTTTCTTCTTCAGTGACCATTGAGTATTCTGTTGATAATGGTGATAGCTGGACACTTATCACGGGAGGGGTTAGCAACTCTGGGTCATATAGTTGGACTGTACCTGATGATGTTTCCGAAGAATGCTTGGTAAGGGTAAGTGACCATGCTGATCAAAGCGTTTTTGGTATAAGTGAGGAAGTTTGGACTATAAAACACCCATATATCAACCTTACCTCTTTTAATGGAGGAGAAGAAGTTGAGGGATGCAGCCAACAAACCATTTCCTGGGAGGCTGAGGGTTTAAGCAACAGGGTTAGGTTGTATTACTCTTTTGATGGCGGAGCAACCTGGACTTATATCACCAACCCTTTGAGCTCAAATAGTACTTATAACTGGACTGTACCTTCCATAGAATCCGAGAATTTTAAAGTACGTGTTCAAGATCAAGGTAACAGTAGCTTTAGCGACGAAAGTGAAGGTACCTTTACAGTTACCAAACCTGAGGACCACCTTCAATTGACTTCTCCTAATGGAGGTGAAACATGGTCCGCAAGCTCTATTAGGACTATAACCTGGAATTCTGTTGGTGATATCGGGAATGTTTCTATCAGGTATTCTACTAATGGAGGGGAAAACTGGAGTTGGGCTCGGAATGCAGAGGGGCAGAATGCCAGCAATGTTTCCAATACCGGAAGCTATGATTGGCTGATTCCTGATATGTCTGCATCGTCTTCATGTCTGGTTCAGGTGCAAGAGCAGGGCGATGCGTGTAACATAGATATTAGCAACAATACCTTTACCATTGACAACAGTCCCTCAATTACCGTCACAGAACCTGCAGAAGGGGAAACATGGTATGTAGATAGAAGTTATACGATCCGTTGGACTGCATCAAATTTGCCTACAAATTTTGTGGCTATTGATTACTCTACAGATAATGGTTCGACATGGCACGTCGTTACTGAATCTCAAACGAATAGTTGGGGTACTTATAATTGGACTATTCCTGATGATGTGTCATCTCAATGTTTGATTCGCGTTAAAGCAAGAGATAATGACGCTATTACCAGTATTTCTCCTGGCCACTTTACTATAGCACAACCTTCGGTAGAATTGACTTCTCCTGTAGGGGGAGAGGTCATTGCAGGTTGCTCTTCTTTTCCTATTACATGGGAACAAGAAGGAATTCAAAGCAGGGTTCGGCTTTACTATTCTTTAGATGAAGGGAACAACTGGATTTATATAACCAACCCTTTGGTAGGGAATTCCTCATATAATTGGTCTGTCCCTTCGGTAGGAAGCGATAAAATTAGAATTAGAATAGAAGATAACAACAACTCAGCTGTTAACGATGAAAGTGCTTCCAACTTTAGCATTACTAGGGGAGATAATTATATAGATTTAGTTTCTGGGAACGGAGGTGAAATTTGGCCAGCAAGCTCCATTCAAGAAATTACTTGGAATTCTACTGGAACTGTAGGAAATGTGAATATCAGGTATTCTACCAATGGAGGCAGCAGTTGGTCATGGGCTAGAGACCCTTCCGGATCTAATGCTAGCAATGTCCCTAATGCAGGTTCTTTTGAATGGCTGTTGCCCGATAATGTTGAGTCATCTAATTGCCTGATACAAATTACTGACCGGTCAAATAATTGTTTAAGGGGCTATAGTGACAGCTTTTTTACAATTGATGACAGTCCAACGATATCTGTTACTGCACCGGAAGAAGACGACATTTGGTATATAGGCAGAAGTTATACGATCCGATGGAGTGCTTCAAACCTCCCTACCAATTTTGTGGCTATTGATTATTCTACAGATAATGGTTCTACATGGAAAGTAGCAACTGAGTCTCAAACTAATAGCTGGGGAACTTTTAACTGGACAGTTCCTGACGAAGTGTCAGATGAATGTTTAATCCGGGTTAAAGCCAGGGATGATAGTACTATTTATAATCTCAGTAACACATTTTCTATTGCTCCCCGTACCCTTACCTTAACTTCTCCAATAGGAGGAGAAGAAATCGAAGGGTGTACTACTTTTCCTATTACTTGGGAGCATGAGGGAATCCAAAGTAGGGTAAGACTCTATTATTCTTTGGATGAAGGAGAAAATTGGATATATATAACAAATCCACTTGCCGGCAATTCAGGAAACTCATTTAACTGGAATGTTCCTTCTGTAGGTACTGGAAATATAAGGGTAAGGGTAGAAGACAGTAATAGTTCAGAGGTTTATGATGAAAACAGTGAAAATGTATCTGTCAGCCGAGGGGATAATTATTTAGATTTGGTTGCTGGCAATGGGGGAGAGACTTGGCCGGCAAGCTCTATACAAGAAATCACTTGGAACACTACCGGAACTGTAGGAAATGTGGATATCAGATATTCTACCAATGGGGGGAGTAGTTGGTCTTGGGCTAGAGACCCTTCCGGGTCCAATGCTAGCAATGTCCCTAACACAGGTTCTTTTGAATGGCTTTTGCCTGATAATATAGAATCATCTAATTGTCTTCTACAAATTTCTGAGCGGTCAAATAATTGTAATGTAGACTTTAGCGACGAGTTTTTTACTATAGATAATAGCCCTACCATTTCTGTGACTGCACCGGAAGAAGCTGATGAATGGTTTGTGGGCAGAAGTTACACGATCAGGTGGAGTGCCTCAAACCTTCCTTCTAATTTTGTAGCCATTGATTTTTCTACAGATAGTGGTTCGACATGGCAGGTAGCAACAGAGTCTCAAACTAATAGCTGGGGGACTTTTAACTGGACAGTTCCTGACGAAGTTTCTGATCAATGCCTGATACGGGTTAAAGCACGTGATGATGCCACAATTTATGGTATAAGTCATCTATTTGAAATTGTACCACCTACTGTTACTTTGCTTTCCCCTACAGGAGGAGAGTCATGGCCAGGGTGTACGCAAAACCAGATCAGTTGGGAGCATGA is from Cytophagaceae bacterium ABcell3 and encodes:
- a CDS encoding alpha-amylase family glycosyl hydrolase, which translates into the protein MKLPPLSILTRISCIIKVVLFISFFPMVSTGTPFLSLDTENLAVRDSLGEPAWMKDAIIYPITPFNFVQEGKLEDIANRLPELKTLGVNTLLLQPIFHSHTLDQGYDIIDYSKINPELGNKKSLKSLIAKPKHWT
- a CDS encoding antibiotic biosynthesis monooxygenase, which translates into the protein MSIANTPEPPYYAVIFTSIRTEVDNGYDQMGKRMVELAQQQEGYLGHESVRNDLGITVSYWKDIDAIKKWKNNIEHLFAQDKGKELWYKSFKTRICKVERDYEFEKNDLSR
- a CDS encoding aldo/keto reductase, with translation MKKQVNGLKRREFIKGTAKAALATVFLGSGSLNVLGAIAQKNSSIPTVTLNNGIPMPVLGFGTSTLTDSVCIQSVSDAISVGYRLIDTAHIYGNEEAVGEGIKQSGIDRKKLFITSKLWVDDSGYESTKKAFETSIKKLGIDYLDLYLIHRPRGDVKGSWQAMEELYEAGKIKAIGVSNFLPEQLKELNTYAKVEPTINQIESHVFFQQKVSYPYLKDSPTQLEAWSPFAAGRNDIFSNPTLAAIGQKYNKSIAQVCLRWHHQRGVVAIPRSSQKAHMIENLNIFDFELSEADMDKIASLDLNITQFPEWE